The nucleotide sequence GCAATACTTATTTACTATGGATGCTCTTGGTCAACCTCCTTCTACTAAACTTTCAAAcccatgaaagcagagaatgtgcCATCTCTTTCATATTCCTGCTGCTGAGAACAGTGCCTATCCACCAAAGAGATGCCTAAATTTGCTAATTcaatgtgtcagcattgactgcaTCATTGCAAAATATTCAGAATTTTCAGGTCAGATAAGAAAAGCCCAGAATCGGGCCCTGACAGCTTGGGAGGGGGTGTCGGGGAGAGCAACAAGAATCCCTTCTGGCGAGTGCAGAGAGTTCCAAAGAATGCAAGGCTTCAATTGCAGTGACTCCAccctaagttgattctgacaccagCTGAACACTTCGTTTAAAAAACATTATTTCGCCCTCTTTCCGGACCCGGCTGAGCAGGAGGCGCCATCATGGGAGTGGACATCCGCCACAACAAGGACCGAAAGGTTCGTCGCAAGGAACCCAAGAGCCAGGACATCTACCTGCGCCTCCTGGTCAAGCTATACAGGTTTCTGGCCCGAAGGACCAACTCCACCTTCAACCAGGTTGTGCTGAAGAGACTGTTCATGAGTCGCACCAACCGGCCGCCCCTGTCGCTCTCTCGGATGATCCGGAAGATGAAGCTTCCTGGCCGAGAAAACAAGACTGCTGTGGTCGTGGGGACCATAACGGATGACGTGCGGGTGCAAGAGGTGCCCAAGTTGAAGGTGTGTGCCCTGCGAGTGAGCAGCCGGGCCCGCAGCCGCATCCTCAAGGCCGGGGGCAAGATTCTCACCTTTGACCAGCTGGCCCTGGACTCTCCCAAGGGCTGTGGCACTGTCCTGCTGTCTGGTCCACGCAAGGGCCGCGAGGTATACAGGCATTTCGGCAAGGCGCCAGGGACCCCCCACAGTCACACCAAACCCTATGTTCGCTCCAAGGGCCGGAAGTTCGAGCGGGCCAGAGGCCGACGTGCCAGCCGAGGCTACAAAAACTAACCCCAGATCCGGTCCTGCTATTAAAACGTTTTGGATgttcactgcaaaaaaaaaaaaaaaaaaaaaaaaagcattattTCTTCTTACTATTAGCAGCTTCCTAAATCTGATCTTTGTCTCTGAGGGCAGGGATCCTTACATATCAGCTCACAGAGCCATTCGCATGCATGCATTCCTAGGTGCTCTGATGACGTAAGAATTATAagttgggctgggatccacaaagtcagcagttagaacccaccacCAGAAAGATGAGCCTGGCTACTCTGGTAAAGGGCTATCATCTCAGAACAACACAGGGACAATccaaccctgtcctgtaaggttgctatgcatcaggatgacccaatggcagtgagttcagattACAATTTGGTTTGCATACATACGTAAACACATATGCATGTCATAGAAATGTCTtccaatgaagaagaagaagagctgGTCAAAGTTGGTGTTTTGTCACTTGTGGTCATAACTCACCTTCTGGAAGGACCTTTGCTACTTGGAGCTGAGGGCGGTGTTTCTGGTCAGACAATGAGTGAGAGTTATTGTGTACTCCTTCATATTGTCTTTCTTCTGCTATTTCTCAGTAGCATCTCCCTGCTTCCCGGATCTGCCTATGGACTTTGACAAAGACATTAGCATCTGGGCCCCTGTTTTTAAGCAACCAAAGTCCCTGACTTAGCTTAGAAAGCTAACTGTATACAGCAGTGCTTTGAGTAGACCACCCACTgcaatcaagtggattctgacttctaAGTACCCGACGGGAACAGACTAGAACTACCTCTCTGTAAATGTTGACTTGAGCCGACAGCCTAACCTTTGTCCCGTGGACTGAGTGGTTTTCCACCGTACTGTACTTTCCATCCCCAAAGTTGACAGCAGAGTGGTGTGTGCTTCCACTTGGTGGGCAGGAGCATTCGATCTCTAATACTGCAAATCTCCTCAGGGGACAGCATTGCCtcccattttcattttctttagaatGATGACCATGAAGTGCATCGTGGATACTCGGTGCAGTACAATCCAGGCTGGTGACAGCAGCGGCAAGGAGCAAAGGAAAAGTATCAATTTGGGAGTGAAACAGAAGGTGATCACACAGCACACATAGATCCGAAGTGCTGACATTTAGGTTAGCAGCTCATGTGCCATCAGTGGTGGGATGCAGCAGGTTCCCACGGGTTCAGCAGCGCTGATCTCTAATTTTTTTGGTTGAGTTAGGCCAACTGGATTTTAAAATGGCACTTG is from Tenrec ecaudatus isolate mTenEca1 chromosome 2, mTenEca1.hap1, whole genome shotgun sequence and encodes:
- the LOC142438841 gene encoding large ribosomal subunit protein eL18, giving the protein MGVDIRHNKDRKVRRKEPKSQDIYLRLLVKLYRFLARRTNSTFNQVVLKRLFMSRTNRPPLSLSRMIRKMKLPGRENKTAVVVGTITDDVRVQEVPKLKVCALRVSSRARSRILKAGGKILTFDQLALDSPKGCGTVLLSGPRKGREVYRHFGKAPGTPHSHTKPYVRSKGRKFERARGRRASRGYKN